The window ccccgtgcccctccttctcttccccccgtgcccctccttctcttcccccccgtgcccctccttctcttcccccccccgtgcccctccttctcttccccccccgtgcccctccttctcttccccccccgtgcccctccttctcttccccccccgtgcccctccttctcttccccccccgtgcccctccttctcttccccccccgtgcccctccttctcttcccccccccgtgcccctccttctcttcccccccgtgcccctccttctcttcccccccgtgcccctccttctcttccccccccgtgcccctccttctcttcccccccgtgcccctcctcttcccccccgtgcccctcctcttcccccccgtgcccctccttctcttcccccccgtgcccctccttctcttcccccccgtgcccctccttctcttcccccccgtgcccctccttctcttcccccccgtgcccctccttctcttcccccccgtgcccctccttctcttcccccccgtgcccctccttctcttcccccccgtgcccctcctcttcccccccgtgcccctccttctcttcccccccgtgcccctccttctcttcccccccgtgCCCCTCCTTCTCTACCCCCCGTGCCCCTCCTTCTCTACCCCCcgtgcccctccttctcttccccccgtgcccctccttctctttccccccgtgcccctcctccccccctccctcctccttctccccccccccctccctcctccctgtgcccctccttctctccctcctccttctctccccccctccctcctcctgccccccctccctccttctccccccctcctctttctctcctcccctcctctttctctccccccctcctctttctccccccccctcctctttctcccccccctcctctttccccccccctcctctttccccccccctcctctttccccccccctcctctttcccccccctcctctttcccccccctcctctttcccccccctcctctttcccccccctcctctttcccccccctcctctttcccccccctcctctttcccccccctcctcttccccccccctcctctttcccccccctcctcttccccccccctcctctttcccccctcctctttccccccccctcctcttcccccccctcctctttcccccccctcctctttcccccccctcctctttccccccctcctcttcccccccctcctcttcccccccctcctctttcccccccctcctctttcccccccctcctctttccccccctcctctttcccccccctcctctttcccccccctcctctttccccccctcctctttccctccctcctctttcccccccctcctctttcccccccctcctctttcccccccctcctctttctccccctcctctttctctctcccccctccctcctctttctctctcccccctccctcctctttctctctcccccctccctcctctttctttctcccccctccctcctctttctctctcccccctccctcctctttctctctcccccctccctcctctttctctctcccccctccctcctctttctctctcccccctccctcctctttctctctcccccctccctcctctttcctcaccccccttttctctctagTACACATTCTCTCTCGCGCTCACGCAAATTATTTCTGTTGTGCGCACATTCTCGAGCGTTCTCTCTCGCACATTTctttctcttgttctctctctcgcCACTCGCTTTCTTGTGCCTGCATTCTCTCTCGTccacattctgtctctctcttgcgctctctctcgccctcgtatCTCACGTGCACTCTCTCGCCCTCATTGTCTCTcacgcgtgcgctctctctctctcccctccaggaCCCCCCACTGCTCCCCTTGGTCCCCgttctccgcctccccctgcccccctccacctcaGGCCGCGGCTttgacccctcctccccccgcgccCTTGCCCTCTCGCCCCCTGCCGTGCAGCAGAGAACCCGGGCATCTCTCCGGCAGAGCTTCTTACGCAGTGTCCTCTCCTCCGCTGGCCATCCGGTCACGTTCACCCTCTACCAGCGTGTCACCGTCGCTGCTCAGCGCTTCAACGTCTGTGACATCGAGGGACTCAACTTCCAGGTGTCCAACCTGCAGACACCTCTCGGGGTCCAGAAGGAGGCGCTACTCCGAGGGCCGGACATCATATCGTACTCCTTCCACCTCTGAGTGGGTGTTGCCTTGTAATGTTTGCTGTTAAAAACTACATAGAGAACTGTATACTTTATTAATTGCTATTACACAGagaaccatactgtatatatccttGTTACAGTGTAATTACATGTTATAGGGCTCATGCAGTTGTTACAGAGAATTGTACATCATATCATTGTTACAaagtaataaaaatattactCAAACAGAGACCTGTATcatttatatattaataaatgttGTAATAATGGCTGATACATTGAGTACACAAACCTGTACGCGTTATACGTCATTATTACAGTGTAATTACATGTGGCAATAGGGCTGATACATTATGCGGGGAGCTGTATTTTACATGTGtttgaagctgcagttcaagttgctgtttaaaaaacaaacaaatattttAAATCTGTGCATctatacaatctgcgcactgacaagtgattagctggGCTGCaggtcgatccgttctcctgtcatCGACCGCTGAAGATTCCGCTCaggggttctttaaatcactgttagagctgcagaagattaccgaagatgcaaagttctgtgtggaagatcatgtgaccagacaggcactagatacaattggtgcatagctagagagagggcaaaaggggtgtgccagagcctgtctcggAAGGGGGtgttactttgtaaatggttgctatagaaaaaaaatgcttgttacattagaatactttaaatgtatttttttttttttttaaatgctacaagtattctctcagtacagaactgatttatttaaaaaaacaaacatgcaggatagtgcttgaactgcagttttaagaCAGCAACTACATTGTAGTTTCAATGATACCTGCAACATTTATATAACATGTCTATTATGTTAGAAGAAAACTATTACATTGTAATTATGCAAACAGATTCTTCAAAGTaccggtctcctctaggacagagatacaaagtagttCTCTACTCAATTTCATAATGCAATTCTGCATTTAATGTTTcgggtcccatatggacctttcatcccCTGAGGAACGTCCGtttgggacctgaaacgttgtctttcctctgttcttggctggcACATTAAATgcagaattgcattatgaacatgtgagtagagctctactttgtatctgtgtcttagcggagacctgcactttgaagaaattgtttgtctgtgttgtgttggctgcacaagcaggattctcctcgcctgagtcTGTTTCCCCACACTTTGGAATTGTATTGTAATTATACAGACATCTGTATCATTTATTACAGTGCAATTACATGTATGAAAGCTATTACACATATCTGCATTATTTATACATTGTTTTTACTGTGCCATTACACCGTAACTAGAGTGGGAGATTATTACTCTGTAattatgtgtatataaatgtgattATATGGTAATTACAAGTCATGCTTCATGTATGTAAATGTACCATTTGTATATTATTACAGTGTAattgcatgttaaaatagacCATCACATTGTAACAAGTTttgtatacagtattgtaattACATGTTTAGGCTATCACTATCATTCCATACAAATGTGTACATTTTATATATTGTTAGTGTAATTAAATATTATAATAAGGCTATAACATTATAAATAGAAGTATAGTGCTGGAATAGTAGTATTGTATATcctcttcagcccttgtcgatccacttctggatgaaggcctccccaatgttttgttaaaaatatatatataaaatagtgtAGGAGTAATGTAATAACATAGTAATAGTTATTTGTAGTTAAGGTTAATGAGGAAAAGATTGAAATACTGATGCTCCAATTGCCTCTGTGTCAGTGTCTCTTCAGCATTTGTGTGACAAGTTGGTGATCTTTTAATGATAGGGGGACCTGGTGGGGTGGGTTAAGGGTTTTGAATACACACAGGAATATGAagatatgtatgtctttatttatatagcgccattaatgtacatagtgcttcacagtagtaatacacgacaatcatataactaacaaataatacaaataacagagcatgggaataagtgctttagacttGAAACCAGGTCCTCTCTGTTACTGTGTCCATCTGTCAGTGTCACGCTTGAGGGACAAACTCCCAGTTCCCCTTTTGTATGTAACTTCCAATATCACGTTTCTCCCTACCTACAGAAATCGTGGCAGGAGACCCCAACCCTCCTGGTCACCCTCCGTccctctgtttctcccccccccctgctgtcctCTTGTACAGTCAGTGTCCCTATTGTATTCACGACCCCTCTTCTCAATCCCCAGAGCCAAGCAGCATAGGCATCTGGGTATTACAGGAACCAATCACCATACATTGTAGGAGAGAGAGGTTACACAGCCTGGCTCCTCTAGCACAGTAGACAGCCGGATACCTTTTAGAGCTGGAGTGGGGAGGAaagagagcctggcacctctaggactaatGCCACATTCTTCCTGTAGGTTCAGACACATACTATTGGGATGAGATCCCATGGCACCTCACCCCATAGCGATGTCACCCACTGGCGCCCAGAAGAGACATTCTGCGACTGGGTCATAAAAAAGATGGAGGACGCCCACGGCTTAGAGGCCATTTATGAGGCGCAGGTATCACAGACCTGCAGTTTTTCACTCACCCCAGCAAGTTGACCGTGACACAGATGTGGACCTGGAAGCATTTCAATTATTTGTATATGATCCGTGATCTCCTGAAAATAAACGTATTAGAGGTTTGTGATTGCTGAATTTGCATTTCTGAGAATTAAATTTAGCCAGCAAAATAAACATATTAATGACAGTATTGAGTTGTTTATCATAGGACAGAATCCACAAATCACATAATTGAAACAAAATTGAATGATATAACCTGTTCGGTTAGTTAAGAATGTAGAGCTATCACGCCAGAAAATCTTTACCAAAGGACACCGAATAAACAAATGTCCAATATGCTCAATTTCTAAATCACAGAACCTGCACGGAGGTGGGACATCATCCAGATATTTATTGCTGCTGTAATTGGTTAGATAATACTGATAACGTTTTAAAATGTCATTATTTTTGTGTTAATGTAACAGGTAAATTAAGTTAAAGTATACCGTCCATGCATACAATATTTTCAAATTTGCTGTAATATTTGGGTATAGCAACGGGTATTcagcattgttttttaattaacacTGAATGTATAAAagagtatgtattgtatgtctttatttatatagcgccattaatgtacatagcgcttcacagcagtaatacacgtgacaatcatataaataacaaataatacaaataacacataaagggaagaagtgcttcagacagaaaagtaacatttaggaaaaggagtccctgctccgaagagcttacaatctaattggttggtaggaagaacgtacagagacattagaagggtgttctggtaagtgcgtctgtaaggggccaagatttatgtatgaggtgtaaatgaTCAGCCACTGAGCTACTCCTATGCTTCCTTAagtaggtgtgttttaaggtgggtcttacagGTTACTAAAAGAGTTACTGCATTTAGAGCTCAGTATAAGTGTGCCTTCAATgttatgttaaagctgcagttcagtcaatatcctgcatgtgtgttttttttaataaatcagttctatagtaagaaaaaatacttgtagcattttctgtttttaaaaaaacaactttgaaagaccaatttcttgtattttattttaacaaccatttgctaaggcactgccccttcatgtcctgtcacaagccctggcacacccctttgtcagccctgccctccctctagcacatgtcagtgcaggagtgctcatgaatattcatgagtttccactgagtgacagaagcagaagaaaaacatatgccatctgtaaagatcttgccaaattttgccgatcaatacatggagaacgaattgactggcagctatacagttctttaggtaattagagattgcccacatgaaactattgaagtaaaaaaaataatttacaaaaaaaaaaagactgaactgcagctttaaaaagacTAGATTTAATAAGATGCCTTAAAGATGCTGAACACTGGTACtaactatataaaaaatattgtaaataggttaaaaaaaagtatatttacagtatttgaAAATCATCAGAACTAATTGTATCTAAATCATGATCTAGTATATCTGCAAAAGTAATTCCATTGTCAAACCTTTCTTTAacaaatatagattttttttcttgTAACGTATATATTGGTTATGCCATAAAATAATATTTTGAGGTGGAATATTAGGAGTATAACACAGTTTCCAAGTTGATATCTGCTTGTGGAAATTGGATCATCTAATTGGCAAAAAATCACAGCTTAATAAAAAATGCTCGCCACTAAGCTTCTGGAAAATAGCTTGAGTTACCCAAAACGAAATAAAATCAGgatttataaaagaaaaaaactatcCAAACAATTTTAAACATATCAGTGAGTTTCAAAATAGATTTTTCGGTCTGATTTTTCCATAGATATCTGAACAACTGGCTGCTAATATTTTTATACATAGGCTTAGATACAGGTAAGACCATCTATGGATGGGTAGACAAATCTAGCAATACCCTCAGCCTTGCATAACAGAGCACTGCCAAATATAGGCACATCTTACTGCACCAATAAAGAGAacattatttaaactttaagaTTGTCTAAAATGTACATTTtcaatttctttatttttatttacatgtgtTCTGAGATATGAAAGACTGTTTAACTGGAATATTATAAATTGTGGGTGTGCCACACTTTCCAATGGCAAGTATTTCACCCTTATTGATATCCAAATGTCATCCAGAAGCCCCGGAAAAGGCACAgtctgttaaagcagcagtccaagctgctgttctctccccccccccctttaatatgttcatcaatacaatccacacaatgataagtaattagcgaagttgtcaatcgatccgttctcctgtgatcgatcggtgaagattcggctctggggttcactaaattactgtcagtgcagcagaagaggaccaaagttctgtggggaatatcatgtgaccaggcagatacaattggcgcactgctaaagagagggcagggctcaaaaaggggtgtgccagagcctgtttgagaagaggaaggggatataaaggtgtgccagagcctgtttgagAAGAGgacggggatgtgactttgtaaatggttgctatagaaacaaaaaatgcttgttcaattataatacattcaaaatgtaattcagagttgtttaaaaaaaatgctgcaagtattttctcatagtacagaactgatttattaaaaaacacatatgtaggatattgcttgttctGAAGCTTTAATACTATTAGAAACATTTCCCAaaccctttaaagctgcagttcaagcaatatcctgcatgagtgttttttaaaataaatcagttctgtactatgagaaaatacttgtagcatttaaaaaataaacttttaaatacatttttaatgtattataatgtaacaagcattttttgtttctatagcaaccatttacaaagtcacatccccttcatcttctgaaacaggctctggcacacccctttttgagccctgccctctcacgagcagttcaccaattgtatctagtgactgcctggtcacatgatcttccccagagaactttgcatcttgggtcctcttctgctgcactgacagcctttTAGTGAACCcacgagccaaatcttcgccgatcgatcgcaGGAAAACGGATCGtttggcaatttagctaatcacttgtcagtgtgtagattgtattgatgcacatattgaatggaaacacTTATTTTAAATTAgtacttatttttattttattttttaaacgacAGTTTGAACTGCTGCTTGAAGAATAAGGAAGTGTTGTCTGCGAGCTGACTGATCTTTATCTCTTCATTTAATATTGCAATTCCAATTATATTTGTACAGTTTTTAATGTGTAGATAATTCTGCAGTAAAAATGTGGTATGCTGATGTCGGACAACCCTGCCATATTCCGCACAATTGGGAATCGAGGACGTTTCAAAGCTAAAGGAAATACGATCTGTATTACTGTAGTGTTCTGATACCATCGCACACTCAAAAAGAACTAAAAACAGACATATGGAAGGTTTTATATATGAACAAGTGTCTAGAGAATCAACCGGATCAGAGAAGAAGGCCATTACCATGGAAGGGTTCTGCATAGttcaaaataaatataatgttggaGATGTGCTAATGTTGGGTGAATCCAGTTTGAGTGTGGCTTACAATTTCTGAAAGATAAGGAAGATGATCCAGGCACTCTGACTGCAAAAAAGGTGATTTATTACAGCTAAGAacccaacgtttcgactgccacgtagtctttatcaaggtgaggccCTGCGTGGCAGTTGAAACGGTGGGTTCTTAGTTGTAATAAATCAACTTTTTGCAAAGTCCAAGTGCCTGGATCATCTTCCTTATCTTGTACATGTATGGGACCTGCAGGACATTCCCTGATTCTGTGAGCACCGGCAGCTGACGTTTGGTTTTGCAAGTAAGATGTGTGCCAGTTATATCTTCATGGATTTACAATTTCTGAAATACATGCTTTGACTTGAAAGGCAAAGACCTCTGCAAGGATCTTGTAATCGCAATTTAATTAAGTGAATGGCCTCCAGTTTTCTATAGTGTTTGAATCTTTCCCTGGACTTgttttaatgttgtttttcttCTGCCAGTCCTCTTTAGTCTCTATGGTATTTACCCTCTATCCCTTATTCGTCTCTATGGTATTTCCTCTCTATCACTTTATTACTCTCTGTCTATCGCATCTCTTCTCTCTGTTCTCAGTCTCTATAGTATTTCACTGTATCCCACAGTCTCTATGATATTTCCCCGCTCTGTGCCTCCACTCCTCCCCATCTCTATGGTAATCGCTGCTCGTTGGCTCTAGCTGACGCGGCAGTCGCTGATTGGCCCGCATGGTGGTGACGTCCCGTGTTTGCCGAGATGCCGCcaccgcgagagacagagacacgtgACCCGGAACAGGGAACGAGAGACAGCCTGACATAGACTGTCATAGAAAGACTGACAGAGAGGACTGTACCATACAGCGAGATTAGGACAGCAAGAGTGATAGACTGACAGAGTGTCGTAGAAAGAGCCTGACATAGTCtaatactgagagagagacactgctcCACATCCAACGAGAGACTGGGACAGTAAGAGTATTCGACTGACTGAAAGAGAATCTCCGAGACAGCAAGAGACGTCACCATTTAGAAAGAGTCTGCAAGAAAAAAGACGGAGACAGCTTGACCTATGGAGACTGCTCCATACAAAGAGAGAAGAAGTGAATGACAGAGTTTGGCGGAGACAGCAAGAGACTGCTTCATTCAGAGAGACATTAACAGAGTCTGACTTAGAGAGACTGCTacatacagagacagaaagaCTGGCTCGTTGACAGCAATTGCTACATATTAAGAGAGACAGGCAAAGATTGAGAGGCAGAGACTGCTTCATACTGACAGACAGCCTGAGGCTCACAAAGAGTTACCGAGGCTGAGATACTGCTACAGAAACAGCTGAGACTGATTGACAGACGCAGAGAGCATAAGACAGCCTGTCagatacagacagagagatggcTAAGGAGAGAGACATATAGACCGCTCAAAAGAGAGATGAAAacagagacagcctgagagatatGTCGGTGCCGGCTTCCAATGACTGTGTGAGAATGTCATCTAGTGAATAAGAAACTGTTATACATCCAGGGCACAGACCTAGGGAGACTGACAAAATTCTCCAGAAAGTGGCAGAGAGACCCTGATGATGGCAGCCAGCGACTGCTTGAGACAGTCACCCTGGAAAGGAGAGTGACTGACAACGAGGCAGACACCAGGAGTTTTTCAATTAACGAGAGCGACCATCCAGCTCCTGGGAAGAGAGACATCATCTGGGGAGTTGACTGCTAGGATTCTACGAGGCACCCCAGTTTGGAACGACACCACCAGTTTTGTGAGAGCATTTAACCCCACGCACTGCAAAAACAGCTGCCCTTTTGCCCCAATGCCTGCCCCACACTAGGGGATCTGACGACCTATTGCCTCCCTGGCTTGGATGGATTAAAAATGGCCACTGTGGCGGGGTAGATAATCTGTCATCATGGAGATGCCTGGCGTCTGGAAGTGTGCGGATTTGCCCCCAGAGGGGTTAACCTGGAGGGCGGAGGGGGTGATAGGGCAGGATGAACCAGATTCCTGCTTTGTGGGTTCAAGAGGCGTGAAGTCCCTGGCCAATCAGGAATCAAGGCGGGAAGGGTGT is drawn from Ascaphus truei isolate aAscTru1 chromosome 7, aAscTru1.hap1, whole genome shotgun sequence and contains these coding sequences:
- the GEMIN7 gene encoding gem-associated protein 7, which produces MKETDPPLLPLVPVLRLPLPPSTSGRGFDPSSPRALALSPPAVQQRTRASLRQSFLRSVLSSAGHPVTFTLYQRVTVAAQRFNVCDIEGLNFQVSNLQTPLGVQKEALLRGPDIISYSFHL